In Candidatus Neomarinimicrobiota bacterium, the following are encoded in one genomic region:
- a CDS encoding RtcB family protein — protein MSEIELKRVSKYIYEIPMKGGMKVPGTVFASEKLLKAISRDRTLEQVQNVAFLPGILKASMVLSDAHQGYGFPIGGVAAFDLDEGIISPGGVGYDINCGVRLLRTNLTKPDILARQKEVVEALYRKIPSGVGRGSKFKLTGRELDNVLEGGAPYIVDKGYGSRQDYLHLEEEGCMQGADSGKVSQRAKERGIGQLGTLGAGNHFLEIQVIGEIYDDEVARALMLSEGQIMIMIHCGSRGLGHQVASDYIKQMEREYGIEDLPDRELIHAPIKSQLGKDYVAAMAAAMNFAFANRQVITHWTREEMQYLFPNVTVETLYDVCHNIAKFEEHVIDGRKRTVCVHRKGATRSFGSGRQEIPVTYREVGQPVLIPGSMGTASYLLIGTRESEELTFGSCAHGAGRVISRRAALRTLRGEEVQKQLESKGIAVRAGGWRSIAEEAPQAYKDIDEVIAVMHELNISRKVARMTPLAVVKG, from the coding sequence ATGTCTGAAATAGAACTTAAGCGAGTCTCGAAGTATATATACGAAATACCCATGAAGGGGGGGATGAAAGTCCCCGGGACGGTTTTCGCTTCGGAGAAGCTGTTAAAGGCCATCAGCAGGGACAGGACCCTCGAGCAGGTGCAGAACGTCGCTTTTCTTCCGGGTATCCTGAAGGCCTCGATGGTATTGAGCGATGCGCATCAGGGCTACGGCTTCCCCATCGGAGGGGTGGCGGCCTTTGATCTGGATGAAGGTATCATTTCCCCCGGCGGCGTGGGATACGACATAAACTGCGGGGTCCGTCTGTTAAGGACTAATCTGACGAAACCGGACATTCTGGCCCGGCAGAAAGAGGTCGTCGAAGCGCTCTACCGCAAGATTCCTTCCGGCGTTGGCCGCGGCAGCAAATTCAAACTGACGGGTCGGGAGCTGGATAACGTCCTGGAAGGTGGTGCGCCCTACATAGTCGACAAGGGCTATGGCAGCCGGCAGGACTATCTGCACCTGGAAGAAGAGGGGTGCATGCAGGGGGCCGATAGCGGTAAGGTGTCACAGCGGGCCAAGGAGCGCGGTATCGGGCAATTAGGCACCCTGGGGGCGGGGAACCATTTCCTGGAGATCCAGGTCATTGGAGAGATCTATGATGATGAAGTGGCCCGGGCCTTGATGCTGTCTGAAGGCCAGATCATGATTATGATTCACTGCGGATCACGCGGCCTGGGACACCAGGTGGCCTCCGATTACATCAAGCAGATGGAGCGCGAATACGGCATCGAAGACCTGCCTGACCGGGAACTCATCCATGCCCCCATCAAAAGCCAGCTTGGTAAAGACTACGTTGCCGCCATGGCCGCTGCCATGAACTTCGCGTTTGCCAATCGCCAGGTCATCACCCATTGGACCCGGGAAGAGATGCAGTACCTGTTCCCAAACGTTACGGTGGAAACGCTCTACGACGTGTGCCATAACATCGCCAAGTTCGAGGAGCACGTCATAGATGGCCGGAAGCGGACGGTCTGCGTCCATCGTAAGGGCGCCACCCGCAGCTTCGGGTCGGGGAGGCAGGAGATTCCCGTTACTTACCGGGAGGTGGGTCAGCCGGTGCTCATCCCCGGTAGTATGGGCACGGCCTCTTATCTGCTGATCGGCACGCGGGAGTCGGAAGAGCTGACCTTCGGTAGCTGCGCGCATGGTGCCGGCCGGGTCATCAGCCGCAGAGCCGCGCTGAGAACCCTCCGGGGGGAGGAGGTCCAGAAGCAGCTGGAATCGAAAGGCATCGCGGTTCGCGCCGGCGGCTGGCGGTCCATCGCCGAGGAAGCCCCGCAAGCCTACAAGGATATCGACGAAGTCATCGCGGTTATGCACGAGCTGAACATCAGCCGCAAGGTGGCCCGGATGACGCCCCTGGCCGTTGTTAAGGGGTAG
- a CDS encoding flavin reductase family protein: protein MKRSVGARPIVYPAPVFIIGTYDANGKPNVMAVSWAGICASMPPCVSISIRKATYTYGCLMERKAFTVSIPSETHIKEADYFGSVSGRETDKFSDTGLTAVKSDLVDAPYVAEFQFVLECRVIQIHQIGSHTQFIGEIIDIKADETVLDKNGRPDIELIKPFCYTPEQGGYYSIGKQLGTAYSMGSAYIKV, encoded by the coding sequence ATGAAGCGTTCCGTCGGTGCCAGGCCGATCGTCTATCCGGCTCCGGTTTTTATTATCGGTACTTATGACGCAAACGGAAAACCAAACGTCATGGCCGTCTCCTGGGCTGGTATATGCGCTAGCATGCCCCCCTGTGTGTCAATCTCGATCAGGAAGGCCACTTACACCTATGGATGCCTGATGGAGAGGAAAGCGTTTACCGTCAGCATACCTTCAGAGACTCACATTAAGGAAGCTGACTACTTTGGCAGTGTTTCCGGTCGTGAGACCGACAAGTTCAGCGACACCGGCCTCACGGCGGTAAAAAGCGACCTGGTCGATGCCCCCTATGTGGCCGAATTCCAGTTTGTGCTGGAATGCCGGGTTATTCAAATCCACCAGATCGGCTCTCATACCCAGTTCATCGGTGAAATCATTGACATCAAGGCCGACGAAACCGTACTTGATAAAAATGGTCGTCCTGATATAGAACTGATCAAGCCTTTTTGTTACACACCTGAGCAAGGAGGATATTACAGTATCGGGAAGCAACTGGGGACTGCCTATTCGATGGGCAGCGCCTACATTAAGGTATAA
- a CDS encoding archease, with product MKKYRFLDHTADVKFQAFGATLEELFTNAALAMASLMCKEKISARSSVRVHVEGRDLENLLYNFLEEFLVLFDSRSFLLAKVETIAIDDRELRLDAEAVGDLAGNYEIYLGIKAVTYSDMVVREENNTWLAQVVLDV from the coding sequence ATGAAGAAATACAGATTCCTGGACCACACCGCGGACGTGAAGTTCCAGGCCTTCGGCGCAACCCTGGAAGAGTTATTTACGAATGCTGCCCTCGCCATGGCCAGCTTGATGTGTAAGGAGAAAATCAGTGCCCGAAGCAGCGTACGGGTGCACGTTGAAGGCCGGGACCTGGAAAATCTGCTCTATAATTTCCTGGAGGAGTTCCTGGTTCTGTTCGACAGCCGGAGTTTCCTGCTCGCAAAAGTTGAGACTATTGCGATAGACGACCGGGAATTGAGACTGGACGCTGAAGCGGTTGGAGATCTGGCGGGGAATTACGAGATTTATCTGGGAATCAAGGCTGTAACTTATAGCGATATGGTCGTGAGAGAAGAGAACAATACTTGGTTAGCACAGGTGGTTCTAGATGTCTGA